One window of Psychrobacillus sp. FSL H8-0483 genomic DNA carries:
- a CDS encoding sigma-70 family RNA polymerase sigma factor — protein MKTFEEVLIQYEPMISACIRKLHIYKNHELYKQAGNIALWKAWVKFDEDKGEFTPYAYRSMYGAMLDELKKEKHVEDTINPVEDEKLSLLIDHSLVSTFEHEELGLALEKLTWDEQRLLSWLFIEGISLQQAATRAGISQSGIKKRRERLLNKLREILV, from the coding sequence GTGAAGACGTTTGAAGAAGTTCTAATACAATACGAACCAATGATTTCGGCCTGCATTCGAAAACTGCACATTTACAAAAATCACGAGTTATACAAACAAGCTGGAAATATTGCATTATGGAAAGCATGGGTGAAGTTCGATGAGGATAAAGGAGAATTCACACCGTATGCCTATCGAAGTATGTACGGGGCTATGCTGGACGAGTTAAAGAAGGAAAAGCATGTCGAAGATACTATTAACCCAGTGGAGGATGAAAAGCTGAGTCTCTTAATAGACCACTCACTAGTCAGTACCTTTGAACATGAAGAGCTTGGACTCGCACTAGAGAAATTAACATGGGACGAGCAAAGATTATTGTCATGGCTCTTCATCGAAGGTATCTCCCTCCAACAAGCTGCAACACGAGCAGGAATTAGTCAATCAGGTATTAAAAAGCGACGGGAGCGACTGTTGAATAAATTGAGGGAAATACTAGTGTAG
- a CDS encoding S-layer homology domain-containing protein has translation MANQSTKYRKFLAGAASAALVASAVVPTALAAELTDIKGNTHEKAIKSLVDAGIIKGYPDGTFKPNQELTRNNVVKMLGKWLETLGKAVPADYKTVQRFDDVPLTADDELLKYAALVKDNGVFNGSNGKLLAADKISRENMALVLVRAFDAVNESDLVSYVNDQTFTKEVTDLATAKAEAQPFINVLDFFNITTATTFNPKGNVTRGQFSTFLNNLINTEAPVTTPEVVSVSAINAKQIEVKFNKAVDTATVINAADKALKGITVSGVSATYTAKLSEDKKILTITASTSLDGKDLIVDLPKETVKDEKGEFVTSHLVKLSVKDTVAPSILATEAVNASTVKVNFSEPMSSVPTPSFKYADGTTANVTFTLDASGEFGTLDLTNAVAKKDVTVGFIGAKDIAGNLISPNPSSVTVQKGDKDGVAPSVVSLDALAPNKTVIKFSEKVNGLEASDFTGLTVSDVKQDSTDKTKYVLTHTSVTGLNSVSLNASAVSDFSGEQNVVFTKILDYKADTVAPSLSSAVVSKDAKDGKEYLTLTFNKDVTVLGDITLAGTERKDGVSTDVTDVKISKASLTGVDGSTSVYKVALADVANVKSDASYVLTLPKEVVENISGVKNVAQTNAISFTRTTDSNTLAQSVKTITPSLTDNNVVTVEFNQAFDVASAENAANYTIDGAVVKQAINKDANKKVVTLILETGKTTFSGERNISISGVKTAAGVSMEKAHSDKVTLTENVAPSVVSAVLSVDLKTIVVTFSENLDALTAGDDLEVFKGTDTAALVEDAVAVEKIVDNKLTITLKDPVTTLDLKVKASSTLDLADTNKNLVVFPASVNVTSN, from the coding sequence ATGGCCAACCAATCTACGAAATACCGCAAATTTTTAGCTGGTGCAGCTTCAGCAGCATTAGTAGCTTCAGCGGTAGTACCAACTGCATTAGCAGCAGAATTAACAGACATCAAAGGGAACACGCACGAAAAAGCAATCAAATCTTTAGTTGATGCAGGTATCATTAAAGGATATCCAGATGGTACATTCAAACCAAACCAAGAACTAACTCGTAATAACGTAGTTAAAATGCTTGGTAAATGGTTAGAAACTTTAGGAAAAGCAGTTCCTGCAGATTACAAAACAGTTCAACGTTTCGACGATGTTCCATTAACTGCTGACGATGAGTTATTAAAATATGCAGCTCTTGTTAAAGACAATGGCGTATTCAATGGTAGCAACGGTAAATTACTTGCTGCAGACAAAATTTCTCGTGAAAACATGGCTCTTGTTTTAGTTCGTGCTTTTGACGCAGTAAATGAATCAGATCTAGTAAGCTATGTGAATGATCAAACTTTCACTAAAGAAGTAACTGACTTAGCAACTGCAAAAGCTGAAGCTCAACCATTCATCAATGTTTTAGATTTCTTCAACATCACAACTGCAACTACATTCAACCCGAAAGGTAATGTAACTCGCGGTCAATTCTCTACTTTCCTTAACAACTTAATCAACACTGAAGCTCCTGTAACAACTCCAGAAGTTGTTTCAGTAAGTGCGATTAACGCTAAACAAATCGAAGTTAAATTTAACAAAGCTGTTGATACTGCAACAGTTATCAACGCTGCTGATAAAGCTTTGAAAGGTATCACTGTTTCAGGAGTATCTGCAACATATACTGCAAAACTAAGCGAAGACAAAAAAATTCTTACGATTACTGCAAGCACATCGCTTGATGGAAAAGATTTAATTGTTGACCTACCAAAAGAAACAGTTAAGGATGAAAAAGGTGAATTTGTTACTTCTCACCTAGTTAAATTATCAGTTAAAGATACTGTTGCACCAAGTATTCTTGCAACTGAGGCTGTTAACGCTTCAACAGTAAAGGTTAATTTCTCTGAGCCTATGTCTTCTGTACCAACTCCTTCTTTCAAATATGCAGATGGTACAACAGCAAACGTAACATTCACTTTGGATGCTTCAGGTGAGTTCGGTACACTTGATCTAACAAATGCGGTTGCTAAGAAAGATGTAACAGTAGGATTCATTGGTGCAAAAGATATCGCTGGAAACCTAATTTCACCAAATCCATCTAGTGTTACAGTTCAAAAAGGTGACAAAGACGGAGTAGCTCCTTCAGTTGTTTCACTTGACGCTTTAGCTCCAAACAAAACTGTAATTAAGTTCTCTGAAAAAGTAAATGGTCTTGAAGCTTCTGATTTCACTGGACTAACTGTATCAGATGTTAAACAAGATTCGACTGATAAAACAAAATATGTGTTGACTCACACTTCTGTAACAGGACTTAATTCAGTTAGCCTAAATGCAAGTGCTGTATCTGATTTCTCAGGTGAACAAAACGTTGTATTCACAAAAATCCTTGATTACAAAGCTGACACTGTAGCACCTTCACTATCAAGCGCAGTTGTTTCTAAAGACGCTAAAGATGGTAAAGAGTATCTAACTCTTACTTTCAATAAAGATGTAACAGTACTTGGAGATATCACTCTAGCAGGTACGGAGCGTAAAGATGGAGTTTCCACTGATGTAACTGATGTGAAAATTTCAAAAGCTAGTTTAACTGGAGTTGATGGATCTACTTCTGTTTACAAAGTAGCTCTTGCGGATGTTGCAAATGTTAAATCTGATGCTTCTTATGTATTAACTCTTCCAAAAGAAGTAGTGGAAAACATTTCTGGTGTTAAGAATGTTGCACAAACTAATGCTATCAGTTTCACTCGTACAACTGATTCTAATACATTAGCACAGTCAGTTAAAACAATTACTCCAAGTCTAACTGATAATAATGTAGTAACAGTAGAATTTAACCAAGCTTTCGATGTTGCTTCTGCTGAAAATGCAGCAAACTACACTATTGATGGTGCAGTTGTTAAACAAGCAATAAACAAAGATGCAAACAAAAAAGTAGTTACATTGATTCTTGAGACTGGGAAAACAACTTTCTCTGGAGAACGTAATATTTCAATCAGTGGCGTAAAAACTGCTGCTGGTGTTTCAATGGAAAAAGCACATTCAGATAAAGTAACATTAACAGAAAATGTTGCTCCTAGCGTAGTATCGGCAGTTCTTTCAGTTGATCTTAAAACAATCGTTGTTACATTTAGTGAAAACCTTGATGCGTTAACAGCAGGTGATGATCTAGAAGTATTCAAAGGAACTGACACTGCTGCTCTTGTAGAAGATGCCGTAGCAGTAGAAAAAATTGTTGATAATAAGTTGACAATTACTTTGAAAGATCCTGTAACTACTCTTGATCTTAAAGTTAAAGCCTCTTCTACACTTGATTTAGCTGATACAAACAAGAACCTTGTTGTATTCCCTGCAAGTGTAAATGTAACTTCTAACTAA
- a CDS encoding S-layer homology domain-containing protein — protein MANQPTKYRKFLAGAASAALVATAVVPTALAAELTDIKGNTHEAAIKSLVEKGIISGYPDGTFQPNKDLTRSDVVKLLGKWLETLGAKVPADYKTVQRFDDVPVTANEELVKYAALVKDNGVFVGSNGKLLAADKISRENMALVLVRAFDAVNKTEIVKYVNAQTFTKEVTDLAAAKEEARDAINVLDFFNITTVTTFNPKGNVTRGQFSTFLNNLIKTEVPTTNATKVASVSATNLKEVTVTFDGTVDKASAENKSAYNLKQDGTTLGLKSARLQADGKSVVLTLDANPLVNQEEHTLTVTNVKTTDKTKTVSAKDVAFTPVDGALPTVEKVEGLGNKAVKITFSEPVNINSTVAGTFKLDDKAVSGIISGNGTRTVIVELFSTQTTGKHTLSINNQVQDFAGYKLVSTSVDFDVVEDVTAPTVVEVKDVTLEGATVVFSEDVKDGEALKGSNYFWMNGSTKHAANAVTEKIDGKTFKLTFSGDHKLPAVATDLNVTNVVDYSGNKIAADTKVTINPVIDQTRPEVVSAIFADTNDSLTLTFNKNINPASFKVGNVVLKDEDGKAVTGYGYTITEAASTSSRTLTVNFSEALDAGTYTFELSGIQDTTTLKNTALPIVEKIVVEDVAKPSVTSVTGDGNVYYVNFSKDMDTSSQYSVLNPENYYVKYVQNNVTKVGKLPASTNLTPVNGNKGVIITLPSSVTSLQEITIQGVKGANGEYINGFSDKFSVNDANPLKRITNSFDVVRVHATATNKLLVKFNQPVSSIDKSQFTLSNGVTVSDYAIQADNTLVELTLSGTVSQDAVETISFTDTAARNLVDKKVTLGTAVNIEDSIAPSIVRNSADNIAVVTVADALDTAGLEAVTTSGDTTVEVNFGENITVKNASNLINNFSVFQANGLELEYGVGGDYTVATDANGFTLNFSNSSYAGVVYITFDNANGNVVDASAVKTSDGTATTALAAKGFNTRTEGVPVSVSVSAVSDATAANAVKAQITAATTQAQIEAARTAFAGLTAAQKLLVTNESDLQTKEQGLVNAVAAGITTFAPAAAAAGTVALPTVPTGYTIAVNTTSAAAVYDTAGKLQTTGSSNVVYTVTHTASLKTTDTVSIAVAVTVTP, from the coding sequence ATGGCTAACCAACCAACGAAGTATCGTAAATTTTTAGCTGGTGCAGCTTCAGCAGCATTAGTAGCAACAGCGGTAGTACCAACTGCATTAGCAGCAGAATTAACAGACATCAAAGGGAACACGCACGAAGCAGCAATCAAATCTTTAGTTGAAAAAGGCATCATTTCTGGATACCCAGATGGTACATTCCAACCTAACAAAGATTTAACTCGTTCTGACGTAGTTAAATTACTTGGTAAATGGTTAGAAACTTTAGGAGCAAAAGTTCCTGCAGATTACAAAACAGTTCAACGTTTCGACGATGTTCCTGTAACTGCTAACGAAGAGTTAGTAAAATACGCAGCTCTTGTTAAAGACAATGGCGTATTTGTAGGTAGCAACGGTAAATTACTTGCTGCAGACAAAATCTCTCGTGAAAACATGGCTCTTGTATTAGTTCGTGCTTTTGACGCAGTCAACAAAACAGAAATCGTAAAATATGTGAATGCTCAAACTTTCACTAAAGAAGTAACTGACTTAGCAGCTGCTAAAGAAGAAGCTCGTGATGCAATCAATGTATTAGACTTCTTCAACATCACAACTGTTACTACATTCAACCCAAAAGGTAATGTAACTCGCGGTCAATTCTCTACTTTCCTTAACAACTTGATCAAAACTGAAGTTCCAACTACTAACGCAACTAAAGTTGCATCAGTAAGTGCGACTAACCTAAAAGAAGTTACTGTAACTTTCGACGGTACAGTTGATAAAGCATCTGCTGAAAACAAATCAGCTTATAACTTAAAACAAGATGGTACAACTTTAGGTCTTAAATCAGCTCGTTTACAAGCAGATGGTAAATCTGTAGTTCTTACATTAGATGCAAATCCACTTGTTAACCAAGAAGAGCACACACTTACAGTAACAAATGTAAAAACTACTGACAAAACTAAAACTGTATCTGCAAAAGACGTTGCGTTCACTCCAGTTGATGGTGCATTACCAACAGTTGAAAAAGTTGAAGGTCTTGGAAATAAAGCTGTCAAAATTACTTTCTCAGAACCAGTTAATATTAACTCTACAGTAGCTGGAACTTTCAAATTAGATGACAAAGCAGTTTCTGGTATTATTTCTGGTAACGGAACTCGCACTGTAATCGTTGAACTTTTCTCTACCCAAACTACTGGTAAACATACTCTTTCAATTAATAATCAAGTACAAGACTTTGCTGGCTATAAATTAGTTTCAACATCTGTAGATTTCGATGTAGTTGAAGATGTAACAGCACCAACTGTAGTTGAAGTGAAGGATGTTACTCTTGAAGGTGCAACAGTTGTCTTCAGTGAAGATGTTAAAGATGGAGAAGCTCTTAAAGGTAGCAACTACTTCTGGATGAATGGTTCTACTAAACATGCAGCTAATGCAGTAACTGAAAAAATCGACGGAAAAACTTTCAAATTAACTTTCTCTGGCGACCATAAACTTCCTGCAGTAGCTACAGACTTGAATGTTACAAACGTTGTAGACTACAGTGGAAACAAAATTGCTGCTGATACAAAAGTAACAATTAATCCAGTAATTGATCAAACTCGTCCTGAAGTTGTTAGTGCGATTTTTGCTGACACAAATGATTCTTTGACTCTTACATTCAATAAAAATATTAATCCAGCATCATTTAAAGTTGGAAATGTTGTATTAAAAGATGAAGATGGTAAAGCAGTAACTGGCTATGGTTACACAATCACTGAAGCTGCTTCAACTTCAAGTCGTACTCTAACTGTAAACTTCTCTGAAGCTCTTGATGCGGGAACATATACATTTGAGTTAAGTGGTATCCAAGATACTACAACATTAAAAAATACTGCACTTCCAATTGTAGAAAAAATCGTTGTTGAAGATGTTGCTAAACCAAGTGTTACTTCAGTAACTGGTGACGGAAATGTATACTATGTAAACTTCAGCAAAGACATGGATACTTCTTCTCAATATTCAGTATTAAATCCTGAAAACTATTATGTGAAATATGTACAAAATAACGTTACTAAAGTTGGTAAACTACCAGCGAGCACAAACCTTACACCGGTTAATGGAAACAAAGGAGTTATTATCACTCTTCCGTCTTCAGTAACAAGTTTACAAGAAATCACAATTCAAGGTGTTAAAGGTGCTAATGGAGAATATATAAATGGATTCTCGGATAAATTCTCTGTTAATGATGCTAATCCATTAAAACGAATCACTAACAGCTTTGATGTAGTAAGAGTACATGCTACTGCTACAAACAAATTATTGGTTAAATTCAACCAACCAGTTAGCTCAATTGATAAATCTCAATTTACTTTATCAAATGGTGTAACTGTATCAGACTATGCAATCCAAGCTGACAATACTTTAGTTGAACTAACACTTAGTGGTACAGTATCTCAAGATGCAGTTGAAACAATTAGTTTCACTGATACAGCTGCTAGAAACTTAGTAGATAAAAAAGTTACTTTAGGAACAGCGGTTAACATTGAAGATTCGATTGCACCTTCAATTGTTAGAAACAGTGCAGATAATATTGCAGTTGTAACTGTTGCAGATGCTCTTGATACTGCAGGTTTAGAAGCTGTAACTACTTCAGGAGACACTACAGTTGAAGTAAACTTCGGTGAAAATATCACTGTTAAAAATGCTTCAAATCTAATTAATAACTTTAGTGTTTTCCAAGCAAATGGTCTTGAATTAGAATACGGTGTTGGTGGAGATTACACAGTTGCTACTGATGCAAATGGATTCACACTAAATTTCTCTAATTCTTCATATGCTGGCGTAGTATACATCACATTCGACAACGCTAATGGTAACGTAGTTGATGCATCAGCTGTTAAAACATCTGATGGTACTGCTACTACAGCTCTTGCAGCTAAAGGATTTAATACTCGTACAGAAGGAGTTCCTGTATCAGTTTCAGTTTCTGCAGTATCTGATGCTACAGCTGCTAATGCAGTTAAAGCACAAATCACTGCTGCTACTACTCAAGCACAAATTGAAGCTGCAAGAACAGCATTTGCTGGTCTAACAGCTGCTCAAAAATTATTAGTTACAAATGAATCAGATCTACAAACTAAAGAACAAGGTTTAGTTAATGCTGTTGCAGCTGGAATAACAACATTTGCTCCAGCAGCTGCTGCCGCAGGAACAGTTGCTTTACCAACTGTTCCAACTGGTTATACAATTGCAGTAAACACTACATCTGCTGCAGCAGTTTACGATACAGCTGGTAAATTACAAACAACTGGTTCATCAAACGTTGTTTACACTGTAACACATACTGCTTCACTTAAAACAACAGATACTGTTTCAATTGCAGTTGCTGTTACTGTTACTCCTTAA
- a CDS encoding accessory Sec system S-layer assembly protein, whose product MSIKIPFFKGTSKNKQKETAISSEEILENAAAVGEEEVLTKLYFFGGKPKQIEDQYYFQFLLNELAPLKRNQLSLSPLELRIEEETVYAQFFFRQSLEKEITLGTTPLVLLDESGKTLGRIDADLSELGVIPAESAMPWIVAFEKEHLLVPVEDILKENWSIAFEQKLPHRLDLDENWEQSLASADKEQLAKVVEGLAVPKKNELNFMGLNQRFQEDGSLAVTILIRSGHEKNVSIEKLPLEVMDAAKEIVAKGAFTLPPLTVQANTSKPWTFIFPNEMVLKEQPDFSSWSVKVIENN is encoded by the coding sequence ATGAGCATAAAAATCCCATTTTTCAAAGGCACTTCTAAGAACAAACAGAAAGAAACAGCCATTTCTTCGGAAGAAATTTTAGAAAATGCCGCTGCCGTTGGAGAGGAAGAGGTACTTACGAAATTATACTTTTTCGGTGGAAAACCAAAGCAAATAGAGGATCAATACTATTTTCAGTTTTTATTGAACGAGTTAGCTCCTTTGAAACGTAATCAGCTATCTCTTTCACCCCTTGAGTTGAGAATCGAAGAAGAAACTGTGTACGCACAGTTCTTCTTCCGTCAATCTTTAGAGAAAGAGATTACTCTGGGAACCACTCCCCTTGTTTTATTAGATGAAAGTGGAAAAACGTTAGGCCGAATCGATGCAGATTTGAGTGAACTTGGTGTAATACCCGCTGAAAGCGCTATGCCTTGGATTGTCGCTTTTGAAAAAGAGCATTTACTTGTTCCTGTAGAAGATATTTTAAAGGAAAACTGGTCCATTGCTTTTGAACAAAAGCTTCCGCACCGTTTAGATTTAGACGAGAATTGGGAACAATCATTAGCGAGTGCAGATAAAGAACAATTAGCTAAAGTGGTGGAAGGTTTAGCTGTTCCCAAGAAAAATGAATTGAATTTCATGGGATTAAACCAGCGTTTTCAAGAGGATGGCAGCTTGGCTGTGACAATTTTAATTCGCAGTGGTCACGAAAAGAATGTATCCATTGAAAAACTACCATTAGAGGTAATGGATGCAGCAAAAGAAATTGTTGCTAAAGGCGCATTTACTCTACCTCCTCTTACCGTTCAAGCGAATACAAGTAAGCCTTGGACATTTATCTTCCCTAATGAAATGGTCTTGAAAGAGCAGCCAGATTTTTCTAGTTGGTCCGTTAAAGTAATAGAAAATAACTAA
- the secA2 gene encoding accessory Sec system translocase SecA2 → MALFWQKIFPSVDEKKLNLYKKELLEIDNWSDTLRALTDEQLQAKTSEFKERLAQGEKVETIRPEAFAVIREAADRVLGMRHFDVQLIGGMVLSDGHIAEMPTGEGKTLVASLPSYLRALEGKGVHVITVNEYLAKRDRELIGQIHEFLGLSVGITLPMMDPSQKATAYAADITYGIGSEFGFDFLRDNMTYNATSRVQRPYHFALVDEVDSVLIDEAKTPLIIAGKTDVHDQLSTLCAKLVKSFKVDEHFHYDLETKTVSYSEEGIELIERFFSIDNLYDLDHQTLYHYMIQALRARMMFARDVDYIVKEGKVLLIDMFTGRPMEGRTLSNGLHQAIEAKEGLLISEENKTQASITIQNYFRMYPLLSGMTGTAKTEEKEFQELYAMNVMKIPTNRPIIREDLPNRIYAKIEDKYKAVAEKTKELHTTGQPVLIGTTSIIQSEEVSKYLKHEGIVHEVLNAKSIDQEISLISLAGQKGTVTVATNMAGRGTDIMLGEGVAELGGLYVIGTELHESRRIDNQLRGRSGRQGDPGMSEFFISLEDEMFKRYAGEELEKLVATVKPATDGLVQNKKVEEFITRTQRICEGASYSVREYNLKLDNVLNVQRKTIYELRDHLIYGEQIEETFVTFIKEFPVHEINFFFDEEREHTEADFQTLRQVFLDAMPGTSLPAWDVAPSMDEVKKQVNAQIDVYKDTVLELLSRATEKEQLRLYLIGRVDRHWLQHMDAMDKLKEGIGMRSYSQEDPMRQYEREGLVLFTKMVHGIGKGVAMEIANLVNQHTTNGGETE, encoded by the coding sequence ATGGCTCTGTTTTGGCAAAAAATTTTCCCATCGGTGGATGAAAAAAAATTGAATTTATATAAGAAGGAATTACTAGAAATAGATAATTGGAGTGATACGCTTCGCGCTCTAACAGACGAGCAGTTGCAAGCAAAAACCTCTGAATTTAAAGAACGTCTTGCTCAAGGAGAAAAGGTGGAAACCATTCGTCCTGAAGCGTTTGCTGTAATTCGGGAAGCTGCAGATCGCGTGCTTGGCATGCGTCATTTTGATGTACAACTAATTGGAGGCATGGTATTGTCTGATGGCCATATCGCTGAAATGCCTACTGGTGAAGGGAAAACATTAGTTGCTTCTCTTCCCTCGTATCTTCGCGCTTTAGAAGGCAAAGGTGTTCATGTTATTACCGTGAATGAATATTTGGCGAAGCGTGACCGTGAATTAATCGGTCAAATTCACGAATTTTTAGGCTTGTCTGTTGGGATTACATTACCCATGATGGATCCGAGTCAAAAGGCTACCGCTTATGCAGCAGATATTACATATGGTATTGGTTCTGAATTTGGATTTGATTTTTTACGTGACAATATGACGTACAATGCCACTTCTCGTGTGCAACGTCCGTATCATTTTGCTTTAGTTGATGAAGTGGATAGTGTTTTAATAGATGAAGCAAAAACTCCTTTAATTATTGCAGGGAAAACAGATGTTCATGATCAGCTAAGTACTCTTTGTGCAAAGCTTGTAAAATCGTTTAAAGTGGATGAGCATTTTCACTATGACTTAGAAACGAAGACAGTAAGCTACTCCGAAGAAGGAATCGAACTGATCGAACGCTTCTTCTCTATTGATAATTTATATGATTTGGATCACCAAACACTCTATCACTATATGATTCAAGCATTACGTGCACGCATGATGTTTGCCCGGGATGTAGATTATATTGTGAAAGAAGGCAAAGTATTACTAATTGATATGTTCACTGGTCGTCCCATGGAAGGTCGAACGTTATCCAATGGCCTTCACCAGGCAATTGAAGCAAAAGAAGGATTACTTATTTCAGAAGAGAACAAAACACAAGCTTCTATTACCATTCAGAACTATTTCCGTATGTACCCTTTACTTTCAGGTATGACAGGTACTGCGAAAACAGAAGAAAAAGAGTTCCAGGAATTATATGCGATGAACGTTATGAAAATACCTACTAATCGACCAATTATTCGTGAGGACTTACCTAATCGTATTTATGCAAAAATTGAAGATAAGTATAAAGCTGTAGCAGAGAAGACGAAGGAACTTCATACGACTGGGCAACCTGTGTTAATCGGTACTACTTCTATTATTCAATCGGAAGAAGTTTCGAAGTATTTAAAACATGAAGGTATTGTTCATGAAGTGTTAAATGCGAAAAGTATCGACCAAGAAATTTCCCTTATTTCATTAGCAGGTCAAAAAGGTACTGTAACAGTTGCGACGAATATGGCAGGCCGTGGAACGGACATTATGCTAGGAGAAGGTGTGGCTGAACTTGGCGGATTGTATGTTATCGGGACAGAGCTGCATGAGTCTCGCCGTATTGATAATCAGTTAAGAGGTCGTTCTGGTCGTCAAGGAGACCCTGGTATGTCCGAGTTTTTCATCTCTTTAGAGGATGAAATGTTCAAGCGCTATGCTGGGGAAGAACTAGAGAAGCTAGTTGCTACTGTAAAACCAGCAACTGATGGGCTTGTGCAAAATAAAAAGGTGGAAGAATTTATTACTAGAACACAACGTATTTGCGAAGGTGCAAGTTACAGTGTTCGTGAGTACAATTTAAAGCTGGATAATGTGTTGAATGTTCAGAGGAAGACTATTTATGAACTTCGTGACCATTTAATTTATGGTGAACAGATAGAAGAAACTTTTGTTACGTTCATTAAAGAGTTCCCTGTACATGAAATTAACTTTTTCTTCGATGAAGAACGTGAGCATACGGAAGCCGATTTCCAAACACTTCGTCAGGTATTTTTAGATGCGATGCCTGGTACATCGTTACCTGCTTGGGATGTAGCCCCTTCTATGGATGAAGTGAAAAAGCAAGTAAATGCACAAATCGATGTGTATAAGGATACGGTATTGGAGCTGTTGAGCCGTGCAACGGAGAAAGAACAATTACGTTTGTACTTAATTGGCAGAGTAGATCGTCACTGGTTGCAGCATATGGATGCGATGGATAAGCTAAAAGAAGGAATCGGTATGCGTAGCTATTCACAAGAGGATCCGATGAGACAATATGAACGTGAAGGTCTTGTACTCTTTACCAAAATGGTTCATGGAATCGGGAAAGGCGTCGCGATGGAGATTGCCAATTTAGTTAACCAGCATACTACTAATGGAGGCGAAACAGAATGA